One Microbispora sp. ZYX-F-249 DNA segment encodes these proteins:
- a CDS encoding M1 family metallopeptidase, producing MPTRTPTRTPITALICAVAVGTATACAPSQGAVAPSSAAAAPASAGVGTSTGTMGAPGIGDPDFPSDGNGGYDVRHYDLRLSYDPSSRKLAGSATIEAKAAQDLTSFDLDLHGLTVSRVAVDGAAASFSRSQDELVIEPAQRIRNGDGFAVTVDYSGVPEPMHDTANLGRYGFIATPDGAFVTCEPNGAKTWFPSNDHPADKATYDFRITVPEGLTAIANGEMAGTPQTTAGKTTFVWREKHPMASYLATMTTGKFQVRTGTSAKGLPIYAAVADSFRGSLDTLFTQTGKITDYWSTVFGPYPFSSTGGVIDDYAAGYALENQTKPIYGGFSPEPAIIAHELAHQWFGDSLSIGRWRDLWLNEGFATYAEWLWAEHTGQGTADSAFRRYYENAADPMWAYPPGAARADDLFSAAVYNRGAMTLHALRREIGDQKFFPLIRAWADAHRYGNVSTREFIALAERVSGKDLKGLFDAWLFQPKRPAPVM from the coding sequence ATGCCGACCAGGACGCCGACCAGGACGCCGATCACCGCCCTGATCTGTGCGGTGGCCGTCGGAACCGCCACGGCCTGCGCGCCGTCCCAGGGCGCGGTCGCGCCGTCCTCTGCCGCGGCCGCCCCCGCGTCAGCGGGGGTGGGCACGTCGACGGGCACCATGGGCGCCCCGGGCATCGGCGACCCCGACTTCCCTAGCGACGGCAACGGCGGCTACGACGTCCGGCACTACGACCTCCGTCTGTCGTACGACCCCTCGTCCAGGAAGCTCGCGGGCAGCGCCACGATCGAGGCGAAGGCCGCGCAGGACCTCACGTCGTTCGACCTGGACCTGCACGGGCTCACCGTGAGCCGCGTGGCGGTGGACGGCGCGGCGGCCTCGTTCAGCCGCAGTCAGGACGAGCTCGTGATCGAGCCGGCCCAGCGGATCCGGAACGGCGACGGCTTCGCGGTCACGGTCGACTACTCCGGCGTGCCGGAACCGATGCACGACACCGCCAACCTCGGCCGGTACGGCTTCATCGCCACCCCGGACGGCGCGTTCGTCACGTGCGAGCCGAACGGCGCGAAGACCTGGTTCCCGTCGAACGACCACCCCGCCGACAAGGCGACCTACGACTTCCGGATCACCGTGCCCGAGGGGCTGACCGCGATCGCCAACGGCGAGATGGCCGGGACGCCGCAGACCACGGCGGGCAAGACGACTTTCGTCTGGCGGGAGAAGCACCCGATGGCGAGCTACCTCGCCACGATGACGACCGGAAAGTTCCAGGTCCGCACCGGCACGAGCGCAAAGGGCCTGCCGATCTACGCCGCCGTGGCCGACTCCTTCCGCGGCTCGCTGGACACCCTCTTCACCCAGACCGGGAAGATCACCGACTACTGGTCGACCGTCTTCGGGCCCTACCCCTTCTCCTCCACCGGCGGCGTGATCGACGACTACGCGGCGGGGTACGCGCTGGAGAACCAGACCAAGCCCATCTACGGCGGCTTCTCGCCCGAGCCCGCGATCATCGCGCACGAGCTCGCCCACCAGTGGTTCGGCGACAGCCTGAGCATCGGGCGCTGGCGGGACCTGTGGCTGAACGAGGGCTTCGCGACGTACGCCGAGTGGCTGTGGGCGGAGCACACCGGTCAGGGCACGGCCGATTCGGCCTTCCGGCGCTACTACGAGAACGCGGCGGACCCGATGTGGGCCTATCCCCCGGGCGCGGCCCGCGCCGACGACCTGTTCAGCGCCGCCGTCTACAACCGCGGCGCCATGACGCTGCACGCGCTGCGCCGGGAGATCGGCGACCAGAAGTTCTTCCCGCTGATCAGGGCGTGGGCCGACGCCCACAGGTACGGCAACGTCAGCACGCGGGAGTTCATCGCGCTGGCCGAGCGCGTCTCGGGCAAGGACCTCAAGGGACTGTTCGACGCCTGGCTGTTCCAGCCGAAGCGCCCCGCCCCGGTCATGTGA
- a CDS encoding ROK family protein encodes MSDLILAVDIGGTKFAAGLVDPYGRVVTAERAATPQGGDAETLWETLTTLLDRLDLPAALAGVGVGCGGPMTWPEGEVSPLNMGGWRGFPLRGRLAGRFPGVPVRIHNDAICLAVAEHWRGAGQGSEAMLGMVVSTGVGGGLILGGRLIDGGTGNAGHIGHVVVDPGGPPCGCGGNGCLEAIARGPGLAAWALAQGWSPNAGVTHGELYREEGTATARRLAADATAGDPIALAAMARAGRALGVAIASAVNLCDLDLVTVGGGLSQAGDLLFAPLEEALRKHTRMGFAGRVRVVPAALGQDAGLVGAAALVAAGDRYWSPER; translated from the coding sequence GTGAGCGACCTCATCCTGGCCGTCGACATCGGCGGCACGAAGTTCGCGGCCGGCCTGGTGGACCCGTACGGGCGGGTGGTGACCGCCGAGCGGGCCGCCACCCCGCAGGGCGGCGACGCCGAGACGCTGTGGGAGACGCTCACCACGCTGCTCGACCGGCTGGACCTGCCCGCCGCGCTCGCCGGCGTGGGCGTCGGCTGCGGCGGGCCGATGACCTGGCCCGAGGGGGAGGTCTCGCCCCTCAACATGGGCGGCTGGCGCGGCTTCCCGCTGCGCGGGAGGCTGGCCGGGCGGTTTCCCGGCGTTCCGGTCCGCATCCACAACGACGCGATCTGCCTGGCCGTCGCGGAGCACTGGCGCGGCGCCGGGCAGGGCAGCGAGGCCATGCTCGGGATGGTCGTGTCGACCGGCGTCGGCGGCGGGCTGATCCTCGGCGGCAGGCTCATCGACGGCGGGACGGGCAACGCGGGTCACATCGGTCACGTGGTGGTCGACCCCGGGGGCCCGCCGTGCGGCTGCGGCGGCAACGGCTGTCTGGAGGCGATCGCCCGCGGCCCCGGCCTCGCCGCCTGGGCGCTCGCGCAGGGCTGGTCGCCGAACGCCGGGGTGACCCACGGTGAGCTCTACCGGGAGGAGGGGACGGCCACCGCGCGCCGCCTCGCCGCCGACGCCACGGCCGGCGACCCGATCGCGCTGGCCGCGATGGCCCGGGCCGGGCGCGCCCTGGGTGTCGCGATCGCCTCCGCCGTCAACCTGTGCGACCTCGACCTCGTGACCGTCGGCGGCGGGCTCAGCCAGGCGGGCGACCTGCTGTTCGCGCCACTGGAGGAGGCGCTGCGAAAGCACACCCGCATGGGGTTCGCCGGGCGGGTGCGGGTCGTGCCCGCCGCGCTCGGCCAGGACGCCGGACTCGTCGGCGCCGCCGCGCTCGTGGCGGCCGGCGACAGGTACTGGTCGCCGGAGCGCTGA
- the ilvA gene encoding threonine ammonia-lyase: MAVPQVTYEDVVAARESLSDVAALTPVLHSRVLSEIVGGSVHLKCENLQRAGSFKVRGAYVRIARLSEEERARGVVAASAGNHAQGVALGSSLVGAKSTVYMPEGAPLPKVEATRAYGADVVFAGHTVDEALRAAREHADRTGAVFIHPFDHPDVVAGQGTVGLEILEQLPGTATIVLPIGGGGLAAGVALAVKSQRPGIKVVGVQAERAAAYPDSLAAGRPVMVEPTSTMADGIAVGRPGDLPFELIHYLVDSVVTVSEESLSRALLLCLERAKLLVEPAGVAGVAALLDQPHAFEPPVVVVLSGGNIDPLLLARVLRHGLAAAGRYLAFRIRLTDRPGALAALLARLADLGANVLDVVHERFGSRLHLEEAEVLLQLETRGPAHCDEVLSALRRDGYKLLFS, encoded by the coding sequence ATGGCTGTCCCACAGGTGACGTACGAGGACGTCGTCGCCGCACGCGAGTCGCTGTCGGACGTGGCGGCGCTGACACCCGTCCTGCATTCCCGGGTGCTGTCCGAGATCGTCGGCGGTTCGGTGCACCTGAAGTGCGAGAACCTCCAGCGGGCCGGGTCCTTCAAGGTCCGCGGAGCGTACGTGCGGATCGCGCGCCTGAGCGAGGAGGAGCGGGCCCGGGGCGTGGTCGCGGCCAGCGCGGGCAACCACGCGCAGGGCGTCGCGCTGGGATCGTCGCTGGTCGGGGCCAAGTCGACCGTCTACATGCCCGAGGGCGCGCCGCTGCCGAAGGTGGAGGCCACCCGGGCGTACGGCGCGGACGTGGTCTTCGCGGGGCACACGGTCGACGAGGCGCTGCGGGCGGCCAGGGAGCACGCGGACCGGACCGGCGCCGTCTTCATCCACCCGTTCGACCACCCCGACGTGGTCGCCGGGCAGGGCACGGTCGGCCTGGAGATCCTGGAGCAGCTCCCCGGCACGGCCACGATCGTGCTGCCCATCGGCGGCGGGGGCCTCGCGGCCGGGGTCGCGCTCGCGGTGAAGTCCCAGCGCCCGGGGATCAAGGTGGTGGGCGTGCAGGCCGAGCGGGCCGCCGCCTACCCCGACTCGCTGGCCGCAGGCCGTCCGGTCATGGTCGAGCCCACGTCCACGATGGCGGACGGGATCGCGGTCGGGCGGCCGGGCGACCTGCCGTTCGAGCTGATCCACTACCTGGTCGACAGCGTCGTCACGGTGTCGGAGGAGTCGCTGTCGCGGGCCCTGCTGCTGTGCCTCGAACGCGCGAAGCTGCTGGTGGAGCCGGCCGGGGTGGCGGGGGTCGCGGCGCTGCTCGACCAGCCGCACGCGTTCGAGCCGCCGGTCGTCGTCGTGCTGTCGGGCGGCAACATCGATCCGCTGCTGCTGGCCAGGGTGCTGCGGCACGGCCTCGCGGCGGCGGGCCGCTATCTCGCCTTCCGCATCCGGCTGACCGACCGTCCCGGGGCGCTGGCCGCGCTCCTGGCCCGGCTGGCCGACCTCGGGGCCAACGTGCTCGACGTGGTGCACGAGCGGTTCGGCTCCCGGCTGCACCTGGAGGAGGCCGAGGTCCTGCTGCAACTGGAGACCCGCGGTCCCGCGCACTGCGACGAGGTGCTGAGCGCGCTGCGGCGGGACGGCTACAAGCTGCTGTTCTCCTGA
- a CDS encoding sigma 54-interacting transcriptional regulator, with protein MHKSPTPAPSTLRELRESGHRYRTVKAEIRENLLARLRAGEARFPGIVGFDDTVLPHLERALIAGHDLVLLGERGQGKTRLIRTITGLLDEWSPVVEGCEINDHPYAPVCVRCRRLAADHGDDLPVAWKHREDRYGEKLATPDTSVGDLIGDVDPIKIAEGRTLGDPETVHYGLVPRTNRGVFSVNELPDLAERIQVALLNVLEERDIQVRGYNLRLPLDILLIASANPEDYTNRGRIITPLKDRFGAEIRTHYPRTVEDELVLIRQEADLGDLGADLPDHLVEVIARFTRLVRESTAVDSRSGVSARFSIAAAETAAASAVRRAALTGEERPVTRVCDLPGVVHTLRGKVEFEVSEEGREIEVLAHLLRRATAETFRGSLGGADLAPLLDRFGEGAQVESGELVPAHELLRRIGRVEGLSKIMARLGMGEGDESPGHAAAALEFTLEGLYLMRRLSKDETDGAAVYRT; from the coding sequence GTGCACAAATCGCCCACGCCTGCCCCCAGCACTCTGCGTGAACTGCGCGAGAGTGGACACCGATACCGAACGGTCAAGGCCGAGATCAGGGAGAACCTCCTGGCCCGGCTGCGGGCCGGCGAGGCCCGGTTCCCCGGCATCGTCGGCTTCGACGACACGGTCCTGCCCCACCTGGAGAGGGCACTGATCGCGGGCCACGACCTCGTGCTCCTCGGCGAGCGCGGCCAGGGCAAGACCCGCCTGATCCGCACCATCACCGGCCTGCTCGACGAGTGGTCGCCGGTGGTCGAGGGCTGCGAGATCAACGACCACCCGTACGCGCCGGTCTGCGTCCGGTGCCGCCGGCTGGCCGCCGACCACGGCGACGACCTGCCGGTCGCGTGGAAGCACCGCGAGGACCGGTACGGCGAGAAACTCGCCACCCCGGACACCTCGGTCGGCGACCTCATCGGCGACGTCGACCCCATCAAGATCGCCGAAGGCCGCACGCTCGGCGACCCGGAGACCGTCCACTACGGCCTGGTCCCCCGGACCAACCGCGGCGTCTTCTCCGTCAACGAGCTGCCCGACCTGGCCGAGCGCATCCAGGTGGCGCTGCTCAACGTGCTGGAGGAGCGCGACATCCAGGTCCGCGGTTACAACCTGCGGCTCCCCCTCGACATCCTGCTGATCGCCAGCGCCAACCCCGAGGACTACACCAACCGCGGCCGGATCATCACTCCGCTCAAGGACCGGTTCGGCGCGGAGATCCGCACCCACTACCCCCGTACGGTCGAGGACGAGCTGGTCCTGATCCGCCAGGAGGCCGACCTCGGCGATCTCGGCGCGGACCTGCCCGACCACCTGGTGGAGGTGATCGCCCGGTTCACCCGCCTGGTCCGCGAGTCGACCGCGGTCGACTCCCGCTCGGGCGTGTCGGCCCGCTTCTCGATCGCCGCCGCCGAGACCGCCGCCGCCTCCGCCGTACGGCGGGCCGCGCTGACCGGGGAGGAGCGGCCCGTCACCCGCGTGTGCGACCTGCCCGGCGTGGTCCACACGCTGCGCGGCAAGGTGGAGTTCGAGGTCAGCGAGGAGGGGCGGGAGATCGAGGTGCTCGCCCACCTGCTGCGCCGCGCGACGGCCGAGACGTTCCGCGGCTCGCTCGGCGGCGCCGACCTCGCGCCGCTGCTGGACAGGTTCGGCGAGGGCGCGCAGGTGGAGTCGGGCGAGCTGGTGCCGGCCCACGAGCTGCTGCGCAGGATCGGCCGCGTCGAGGGCCTGTCGAAGATCATGGCCCGGCTCGGCATGGGCGAGGGCGACGAGTCGCCCGGCCACGCCGCCGCGGCGCTGGAGTTCACGCTGGAAGGGCTTTACCTGATGCGCAGGCTGTCCAAGGACGAGACCGACGGCGCCGCGGTGTACCGGACGTGA
- a CDS encoding Lrp/AsnC family transcriptional regulator, with translation MTIDHLDARLVALLAAEPRIGVLECSRRLNVARGTVQARLDRMAARGVITGYGPDIDPAALGFDVTAFVTLHIRQVAGHVPVADQLALIPEVLEVHTITGGGDMFCRVVARSNADLQRVIDRIVDVQGVVRTESVIALDTPVPYRTLPLVRAAGG, from the coding sequence ATGACGATTGACCACCTCGACGCCCGACTTGTCGCACTGCTGGCCGCCGAGCCCAGGATCGGCGTGCTCGAGTGCTCCCGCCGGCTGAACGTCGCCAGGGGCACGGTGCAGGCCCGGCTCGACCGGATGGCCGCGAGGGGGGTCATCACCGGTTACGGCCCGGACATCGATCCGGCCGCGCTCGGCTTCGACGTGACGGCGTTCGTGACGTTGCACATCAGGCAGGTCGCGGGGCACGTGCCGGTGGCCGACCAGCTCGCGCTCATCCCCGAGGTCCTGGAGGTCCACACGATCACCGGCGGCGGGGACATGTTCTGCCGCGTGGTCGCCCGCAGCAACGCCGACCTCCAGCGCGTCATCGACCGGATCGTGGACGTGCAGGGCGTCGTACGGACCGAGTCGGTGATCGCGCTCGACACGCCGGTGCCGTACCGGACCCTTCCGCTCGTCCGGGCGGCCGGAGGCTGA
- the hppD gene encoding 4-hydroxyphenylpyruvate dioxygenase, giving the protein MNDVFPVHGMDAVVFAVGNAKQAAHYYSTAFGMRLVAYRGPETGSRDEVAYVLLSGSARFELRGAVRAGTPLARHVAEHGDGVIDLALDVPDVETAYRHALENGARGLEEPHVVEDEHGKVVVAAIATYGETRHTLIDRANYTGTYLPGYVAAEPIVAPPAVKNGRLFQAIDHCVGNVERMEEWVEFYEKVMGFTKMAEFIGDDIATEYSALMSKVVADGTRKVKFPLNEPAEGKKKSQIEEFLEFYGGPGVQHIALATNDILTTVDAMRAAGVEFLDTPDSYYDDPELRARIGEVRVPVEELKKRRVLVDRDEDGYLLQIFTKPVVDRPTVFFELIERHGSLGFGKGNFKALFEAIEREQARRGTL; this is encoded by the coding sequence ATGAACGATGTCTTTCCGGTTCACGGCATGGACGCGGTGGTCTTCGCCGTCGGCAACGCGAAGCAGGCCGCGCACTACTACTCGACCGCCTTCGGGATGCGCCTGGTGGCCTACCGGGGGCCGGAGACGGGCAGCCGCGACGAGGTGGCGTACGTCCTCCTGTCGGGCTCGGCCCGGTTCGAGCTGCGCGGAGCCGTACGGGCGGGCACGCCGCTCGCGCGGCACGTGGCCGAGCACGGCGACGGCGTCATCGATCTCGCGCTGGACGTGCCGGACGTGGAGACGGCCTACCGGCACGCGCTGGAGAACGGGGCCCGGGGGCTGGAGGAGCCCCACGTGGTCGAGGACGAGCACGGCAAGGTCGTCGTCGCGGCCATCGCGACCTACGGCGAGACCCGGCACACGCTGATCGACCGCGCCAACTACACCGGCACCTACCTGCCGGGATACGTCGCGGCCGAGCCCATCGTCGCGCCGCCCGCCGTGAAGAACGGCCGGCTCTTCCAGGCGATCGACCACTGCGTCGGCAACGTCGAGCGCATGGAGGAGTGGGTGGAGTTCTACGAGAAGGTCATGGGCTTCACCAAGATGGCCGAGTTCATCGGCGACGACATCGCCACCGAATACTCGGCGCTGATGTCCAAGGTCGTCGCCGACGGCACCCGCAAGGTCAAGTTCCCGCTCAACGAGCCCGCCGAGGGCAAGAAGAAGTCCCAGATCGAGGAGTTCCTGGAGTTCTACGGCGGTCCTGGCGTGCAGCACATCGCGCTCGCCACCAACGACATCCTGACGACCGTGGACGCCATGCGCGCGGCGGGGGTCGAGTTCCTCGACACGCCCGACTCCTACTACGACGACCCGGAGCTGCGCGCCCGCATCGGGGAGGTCCGCGTGCCGGTCGAGGAGCTGAAGAAGCGCCGCGTCCTCGTGGACCGCGACGAGGACGGCTACCTCCTGCAGATCTTCACCAAGCCGGTGGTGGACCGCCCGACCGTCTTCTTCGAGCTCATCGAGCGGCACGGGTCCCTCGGCTTCGGCAAGGGCAACTTCAAGGCGCTCTTCGAGGCCATCGAGCGCGAGCAGGCACGCCGCGGCACCCTCTGA
- a CDS encoding RDD family protein, translated as MGTPPPPGSPYEEPRSPWTPPPFGLTAPRLAGRWRRLFAGILDAVLIGLVASPLTWDDWRVVSEGTTGAVARVPVGNGLLVGLIGFLYYWLLQSFWNGQTVGKRVFGMRVVRETGEPAGPGPIAVRQAVEIVLGWLFCLGLVNLAWILFDRRKQALHDKAARTLVVDA; from the coding sequence ATGGGAACACCGCCGCCTCCGGGAAGCCCGTACGAGGAACCGAGGAGTCCCTGGACACCCCCGCCCTTCGGGCTGACGGCGCCGCGGCTCGCCGGCCGCTGGCGCCGCCTGTTCGCCGGGATCCTGGACGCCGTGCTCATCGGACTCGTCGCCTCGCCGCTCACCTGGGACGACTGGCGGGTCGTGTCCGAGGGCACGACGGGAGCGGTGGCCCGGGTTCCGGTCGGCAACGGTCTCCTCGTCGGGCTGATCGGGTTCCTCTACTACTGGCTGCTCCAGTCGTTCTGGAACGGCCAAACAGTCGGCAAAAGAGTGTTCGGCATGCGCGTGGTGCGGGAGACCGGGGAGCCGGCCGGTCCCGGGCCGATCGCGGTCCGTCAGGCGGTGGAGATCGTGCTGGGCTGGTTGTTCTGCCTCGGACTGGTGAACCTCGCGTGGATCCTGTTCGACCGCAGGAAGCAGGCCCTGCACGACAAGGCGGCCCGGACGCTCGTCGTGGACGCCTGA
- a CDS encoding FIST signal transduction protein — protein MTSRFADGLAVGPNLVEAAETAVRQALAGLSGPPDLVCFFICGDDPDDVARAGRRAMSVASGADVIGCSATGVIGHGQGVELTPAVSAWAASLGGARIDTFALETLRTEDRFVVVGLPERVPDDRAVILLADPYSFPTDAFIEHSHEVLGSLPIVGGLANGLQGRGSVRLFANGEVHDSGAIGVVIGGQVNVGTVVSQGCRPIGPSMVVTRAEDNVLLELAGQPALARLEDIVSALDEEDRDLVAAGLQIGIAMDEYAERHERGDFLIRGVIGIDPEREAVAVGDVIEIGRTVRFQVRDAEAADEDLYELLDDHLREHSGRVEGALLFSCNGRGSGMFDSADHDALAVRETLGPIGVAGFFAAGEVGPVGGHNHVHGFTASLLVFSSGTDLSSGTGFSGGTGFSGDKGFSGGTGFPGGTGFPGDAGAGA, from the coding sequence ATGACGAGCCGCTTCGCCGACGGTCTCGCCGTGGGCCCGAACCTGGTGGAAGCGGCCGAGACCGCCGTACGCCAGGCGTTGGCCGGCCTGTCGGGTCCGCCAGATCTTGTGTGCTTCTTCATCTGCGGAGACGACCCCGACGACGTGGCCAGAGCCGGCCGGCGGGCGATGTCCGTCGCGTCCGGAGCCGACGTGATCGGCTGCAGCGCGACCGGCGTGATCGGGCACGGCCAGGGCGTGGAGCTGACCCCCGCCGTGAGCGCGTGGGCGGCGTCCCTCGGCGGGGCCAGGATCGACACCTTCGCCCTGGAGACGCTCCGGACGGAGGACAGGTTCGTGGTCGTGGGGCTGCCGGAGCGCGTCCCCGACGACCGGGCGGTGATCCTGCTCGCCGACCCCTACAGCTTCCCCACGGACGCGTTCATCGAGCACTCGCACGAGGTGCTGGGCAGCCTGCCGATCGTCGGCGGCCTGGCCAACGGGCTGCAGGGCCGCGGCTCGGTGCGGCTGTTCGCCAACGGGGAGGTCCACGACTCCGGCGCGATCGGCGTGGTCATCGGCGGTCAGGTGAACGTCGGCACCGTCGTGAGCCAGGGCTGCCGGCCGATCGGGCCGTCCATGGTCGTCACCCGCGCCGAGGACAACGTGCTGCTGGAACTCGCGGGCCAGCCCGCGCTGGCGCGCCTGGAGGACATCGTCAGCGCCCTCGACGAGGAGGACCGCGACCTGGTCGCCGCCGGCTTACAGATCGGCATCGCGATGGACGAGTACGCCGAGCGCCACGAGCGCGGCGACTTCCTGATCCGGGGGGTCATCGGGATCGACCCCGAGCGGGAGGCGGTGGCCGTCGGCGACGTGATCGAGATCGGCAGGACGGTGCGGTTCCAGGTCAGGGACGCCGAGGCCGCCGACGAGGACCTTTACGAACTGCTCGACGACCACCTGCGGGAGCACTCCGGCCGGGTCGAGGGAGCGCTGCTGTTCTCCTGCAACGGCCGGGGCTCGGGCATGTTCGACTCGGCCGACCACGACGCGCTCGCCGTACGCGAGACGCTGGGGCCGATCGGGGTGGCGGGGTTCTTCGCCGCGGGCGAGGTCGGGCCGGTCGGCGGGCACAACCACGTCCACGGCTTCACCGCGTCGCTGCTCGTCTTCTCCAGCGGCACCGATTTGTCCAGCGGCACGGGTTTCTCCGGGGGAACGGGCTTCTCGGGAGACAAGGGGTTCTCCGGCGGCACCGGGTTCCCCGGGGGCACGGGATTCCCCGGGGACGCGGGAGCGGGCGCGTGA